In Lathyrus oleraceus cultivar Zhongwan6 chromosome 2, CAAS_Psat_ZW6_1.0, whole genome shotgun sequence, the DNA window gCTCACCAAGTACTTCAAGGACAAACCCACAACCTCACCACTCGgtttccaattgtcactcacttctttgatacccaaataaagagctctggcaacaaccttgaaatcaacctcctttggcacatctaGGAAAGGCACCTGATACTTGATCGGGATATTCATcaggatagaatactcttcgagagtgggcgctaactgataatcctggaaagtgaagcaacggagctctggatcataaaactgtaggagagtctgcaacggtactgggtcaaccaccatcttcaacagcatcagaatatccccatactgatcatcaaacgCCTTCTAATTACCACCGGTCACCAGATTACTCAACTCTACCAAAGgtgtcaatggctcacggtgaaaattgtaggtgcaagtcttcctcttcaactctgggATGGCTtccatctctcacagtgaacagactcctgaatgaacctgagaaatgatatgcatgaggggattagttttttttctcttttttcatattttgctcttttttgcattattttttttttgaaaataaatatgttatgatgcaaatgatgcaaacacgactggttggctgtgtatctcggagcacaggatcaaagcttcggcttgagttcggaaccacaaagtcatccgagacccaaagtcatctggaacccattctgcggaaccaagtcaccaacaggagCCAAGAGTCACCAATAGAATacggtcaccaacagatcaagtcaccaattgtacctgtaatgattcattccctcccaatcacgggtgtcatctagaccagggtaaggtcaagagaaactcaggataaataaccctttcaagaatatcatcatatacacaccagatgtatgtaacgataatatcccatcaaagtctgaactgctcgtgatatcatgttccgctaagtggcgcaataccacccgcttcccatgaatcactctattcctaggtgtcctaaagttcactcatggcctgggtattgggccttttaccttTTGTAACTCCCACCCCATAGAGAGACAGACACACAGCCAGCAtaatgacagtatgatgcatgcaaacataaatgcaaacatatacaatcacatcataatcataaatgcaataaataaaacagtaaaagcaaccaaaccctatcctacagagcgctaggactgactcgcttagggaagatggaccagcaataggtcaacttctcgggatagtccccagcagagtcgccagctgtcgcattacgcgaaaaaccggcgggaaaagaaaataacagagtcgccaccgtgcgttatttatcccaaaggagggaaaggaaatgctcgaagcaaacctggaaaagacattgtctcgcgaccagagaaagatgggatcgggagtcggttatgcgaagggaaggtattagcatccctacgcatccgtcgtactcgttgggatccacgctcagaaaggatagaagaaaggttgctagacACTGCTCGAACACTTCACACACACTGGAAggagacacagaaagacaaaagaaacgggactcggcaggatatcgcatcctgggcctacgtagtcggtcagacacagacatcagagtcgacgtagttcgggacaggggaaaggtgcttgctaggatgtcgcatcctatgcatacgtatcttctctaaccagagaagaatcagagcactcgtagctcggctaacgcacgccaaacaaaacccacacaggaaaccgactgccaatcgctggacttacgtcaaactccacacaaacaggcaaacatggaaaccgaatgccaatcgctggacttacatcagactccgaaccaacaaacacacacaggaaaccaactgccaatcgctggacttacgtcagactccaacaagcaaacaagacacaggaaaccaactgccaatcgctggacttacgtcagactccaaacacacacaaaggggttgagaaagaaaaagggcgcccgaagagatctgctcatctcctgcctacgtacctcatctggtatgaggatcagggcgacgtagttccccttaacagggaaagaacttctaacctaaccagagacaagggaagataacaagctactagggagactacgactcgagcctagaagttatcatgcatacgatccctatgttgaggtctctatcctaacttgcacaggaagcaagctatcctaaacagcacaatcaaacaagtacaagcacaataaagcaagcatacacactatatgcaaacaattggctcacacaaggctaggctgtagaaacaagccaactggaatggggtgtttttagctcttaaccctaacattgagagttagggtgaagtagatgaaatggagatgagggtaagacctcacagctcttatcccgggcctgggagagcttgactcgaatagaaagtgtgggagttcagaatgaaggaactcttctccacacgactgacacaacaagagtttgggtttttattcacaatgcatcaacacagggtgtgagcaaagtgaatgacacgactgaatagcaggggatggattgcacatcccttttatctgccaattgcctcttaagaggtccttacctgcttggcacaaaattaaacatccacagacattgcctcttaaggaggttttcagacaggtgcctaccaataacagtaggtcttccagactacatgaagattaaggaattatacctcagtggtatgccaaccacaagcaagcaaagcaaagttcaaatgaacttaaagcaacttaggtacctgtggaaacagctaaaccaatcagtacaatactcagaaAATAGTCAACAACAGTCAATATCcaacagacaacccaatatgcaacacaaaagccataaggcaaactcaaatgagttatcatcaacctacaaaacacacaatgttagcaatcaaaagcaaatattaacattcaagtgatgaagcatcatcaaccatggcatttggatgcttaaacctgaaatcaaagctcacatgtaagtaacaaaccactaggtcaaagcctagggtcaaagatgaagaaaaaattcaaaacaggagctgaaattcaacacaatgcaacttcaaacacatattaacatgtcctaaaaaggctcacatcaaaatcaataagaaaaagcatttcatgatcaaaagaagtcaaaggcaatttcaaagttcATATATGGCCATCATGAATGAAAAgtccaaatcaaaatagaaatgattcaaataattctggaaaaattcatgaacattcaacacatctaacatgatcagcatacaaaaaatcagaagcatccaagatcatttggcatggaaattaaattgccCAAGTAagaacaaccaaatgtgtgacacaaattgtcacaccatgttaacacaagcataaaacagaaatggtaaatggaaaaaatatcaaacaaacacaaaaatgtccatcaatgtgtctagaatcaacatgtaaaatttcaagtccattggattaaaatcaagcatttcacaacaagatgaataaggcaaggtcacaaatggaCACATGATCACATATGatagcaccaaataaaatccagccatgcacaacttttgaaatcatcatcattaaaaactagacattctaaggatcactatgcaaaaaaccaggtattttttggatcaactttcaatttgttatgcattttacaagttggaaaataaaaatgaaagaaatCACATAGCATGGCATATGGAGGGAAACACTAAAACATGAAATGATTTTTGAATAATCGCCTTCGCTGGGAATCGATCCCTGGGCGAAATTGAAAATGGCGTGCCAATGTGTATGAAACTCACCGTTTCATTTAATAGGTGGCAGGTCAATGCTTGCATGGCCAAGTCAAAGCGCTGTAAACCAATGGAAATGCAATGTGGACGCACGCGTGGACCAATACAATAGAAACCCTAAGCCAGCACAGCAAAAACCAGGATCCGTCGCTACAACAGTAAAATCCGTCGCTAGGcatgaacttcatcttcttcatgatgaagaagatgaacagtagcaTGAAGCTCATACGATTTTccagaaaattttccagaatttctaAACAAGTATATCATTTTGAAGATCCTTTCATGGTGAACACAAATCAAGCAATAGCTAAGCTTAACTCATCAAAGcaagagagaatcgagcaaaagaaAGTTTGTGCACAAAACTTGAATCACTTATATCTagctcaataatgcaccaattcacatgattctttcaccagaattatcagcaaacctagatctacaCAACTATACACATGAATTTGAGAATAATTGAGATCGAATtttcaccttcttgaagagcagattgTGGTTTTGCGAGTTCCaaagctccaaatgatccaaaGCTGTTCCAGAAGCCTTAtggagatgattgatgaagaaCTGGAAGCTCAAACACGTGTGAAATCAGCTCAATTTGAAAACTCCATTAAaccttcaagcttcaagcatgCACGAAATTGGGCAGAAAAACAACAATGGCACGTCCAATCTTACTCAGAACCACTCCATGACCAACAATTCAACAAGAGAAATGGAAATTATGTGAGAAATTTGGAAAATCTTTTTTTGAGAGAAATTTTTAGAATGGAacttggatctagatctgaaacCTGTGTTCTCACCAATGCAGTTACAATTAGGATTATATATGTCCTCTTAAACATTCTGAAATTAACACTAAGCCAAGGTTAATGGAGATTAGGGAGTTTTAAGGTGTATGCaccaatttgcattttcactCCATGCATGAGATggccacgtgaacagtacccaaATAAGGCCCAAAACCACTTAAAAATAGCCCATGCACACATTAGAATTGGAATTCcatgcatgtgatcaaccaaattgattttagcaattttccttcaaaaaacttcatgaataagcaaatgatcatgcaaatgaaattcatgccatgtaatggatgttttggaaactacatgttatgagaagcaaagtgcaaaaagaaccaccaaatttggagtcttggttcaaaagatatggccatttgaattttcaagcacactttgtcatgatttgatcataactccttaaccattcatcataaattcatgatcttggactttttggaaatgggagagaaagatcttcaactttcatgttggacaaaatttcatttgaagcttctttgatgttggaaagttgagttgaagttggtccaaaaacttgctatttttggaaacttgaaattacaggtcattttccatttttggaaacttttgatctggcttcaaatccttcaagataaacatttaacatgaagaataaacctcttttggacatgaatgaagtgtcacaaaccatttctccacctcctagcccttagttgacttgcagttgacttttatgggcctctGATGACTTGAAATTGAAttgtggactttgagcctctagcacttggtcaagttgcctcaaaatgatccttgggttcacacaagctctctagaacaaccatagggcctttatctcatggaaatgctcttgttctcttgcacagatggattctcctgatcagtcttgactgatgaaatgcaatgcactatgcaatgtgaatgcaaagttaatgacctaaaaatgaaatgaatgtacaaatggggggtgcaaatttgaggtgctacactccCTTATCGACATCCATGTTGGAGTCATCAACGACTTTCACCATCAAGAACTCTATAGGTTCGCATAGTAGGCCTCCTCCATCTGCATGGGGTATGAGTCCACTTTCATTGATGATTTAGGCTTCTCGCTAAATTGCAATCTTCCATCATTCTGAGCCTTTTGGACCAAATCCATGAAAATCACACATTGAGAAGTTTTATGACCCAAAAAGTTATGGTacttacaaaaacctctcttCTTCCTTTGTTCTAAAAGAGGAGATTTCAAACCATGAGGTACTATAATCTGACCATCTTTGACTAACAAATCAAATATTTCATCACACTTTGTAATGTCAAAAGTGTAAGTTCTAGTGGTAAACTTTTCATTTTTATTGGTCTCTACAGGCTTTTTTCCGTTTGATGGTTTTAATAATTTACAAACATAAGGGGGCCCTAGCTTTAATTCAGCCACATTGACCTTACCTTCTTCAGAACAATCATCACCCACGTCAGAGACATAATCATTTGCGTCTATGTAAGCAAATTTCTCTTTTTTGTGATATTTATTTGTTCTGGCTTTCTCAGCTTTTAGGCGTTCGACCTGATGAACCCTATCTGCAAGTTGTGCCATATTCATAAGGTATTGAGTCTCTAACTTCTTTCTAATTAAATAGTCCAAGCCACTAGCATCCATTTCGACCAACCCATGCTTAGGCACCTGGGTGAAGCACCTTACCTTTAGAAGTTTAAACCTATTCAAATAGTCATCTATCGACTCAGGGACTTTTTTCCTCACACTCGCCAACTCTTTCAAACTGATTTTTGATTGTCCCATATAAAACTACTCATGGAATATCCTTTCTAACTTGCTCCAGCATTGAACAAAGTGGGGAGGGAAGGTTGCAAACCAAGTGAAGGCATTCTTTGTTAGAGAATTTGGGAAGTACTTCATTTTCAAATTATCATTGTTCGCTATGTCACTGGCCTCAGTTTGATATTGGGCGACGCATTCTACTGTCGACTTGTTAGTGTCTCCAACGAACTTGGTAAACTTTGGGACTTTCCATCCCGTGGGTAACTCCGACTGTCAAACATATTCTGAAAAAGGAGATATAAAATTTAGTCGGTGGAGTCGCACATTAAGGCCATTTTGGGCCAAAATTTGTTCGACCATGTTTGTTATGTTATCAGTCATGCAAAATTATTATGTTGGACATACCTAAGCACTTTGTTAACATTCTAATTACTCTGAACCATCAGAGGCCTAGGGTTGTTTTGTTCTACCTCTTCCCTATTCAAGGGAGGTTCTTGTTGTAACCCTTGGTTTTGGCCTACAGTGGCCTGTGTTATGTCGTTCTCAGGAATTTTGACCGCTCTAGCATTCGATATTTATGGAGAAGGTCGAACTTGTACTGGGGGGTGCCTAAGAAATCAACGATATGTTTGATTTGATTTGCTAACACTTCATAGGTTTGATTCGTATTTGCAATCAAAAGGTTAAAAATAGTTCCCATTTGTTGGGTGAGGGTATTCACTAACTCTAAAATACTCTCATCCATTTGCTGCCTCATGGTTATCATAGAAGTTGTATTCAAAATGGCGTATTCTGGGGGATATAGTTTATCCCTCCTAGTCGTGCCATAATTTCCTTATAGAGATTTGTACAATTCTTAGAATAATTCTTgattaattttattatttttatgaGTCAGATGATTTGTTGAGCGTGAATATGAGTGAGCAGAATCAGAGTCCTTGAGCAAAAGCTTGTAGTCTTCAGATAGATGTGTCTTCTGATGTTATCTTGCAGAGTGATCAatcaccattttcactatattttcattgcttatccgacaagaaaccaaggattttgagacactgtgtatgcattatggtacctttaaagttaattttcattcccgtaagttatttaagaaattttattaattgtcaattttattttatatttttgtgattttacGCATAGGATGTCTGTGTTTTTGTCCAACAGGTCCAGGTGGAAGAACCGAGGAACTCGGAGCGAGACATTATGGAATTCCGGCAAGAAAAGGAATGGAAAAAtcccggtacaggaggcctgacacggccacccgtgtcacctgacacgagccgtgtcaggcagaaggagaatgaagcaaaaaaacagtagcctgacatggccgaccgtgtcaactgacacggcccgtgtcaggccttATCCCATTCCGTGTCAAGCCCCCATGGGTGTGTCAAGTGAAGCAGTgagctgacacggccacccgtgtcatctaacacgggccgtgtcagcccaagcccaaaattttcccttttcatcGGGCTTTTGATTATCGGGCTTGCAGAGAGATTTTTGTACATGTCCATCTATTacttggaattttcactatataagagaaccttctaccaaagaaaatatcatcttggaacaaggcaaaacacagtattgtgaagcaatcaagtattacagagagcaaggcattcggagagctgaaggttttcatgagcggaagcgattgaagatcaaagtcatcccAATACTTGTAATatgtaatttttatcttgcatttgttttgaacaatatgagtagctaaaccccccaatgctagggggtgtccctgatttagaattgtaacgaatttgagtttacatttgcatttataatattatgtttacggtaaccttttgatgtgtttaatgctttctctttcggaccaatcgagattgttttgtggttatcaattaggctggaccgccattgataaggttttcataaggttactctgcagtagatatcacctaggactagggataccctgtatgaaccagagtgttcttgatataataaagcttaacttcaccttaattgcctatggacatagaaattatggtagattgattaaaggttttctcaccaaggacttgggagaaaatacccttgagaactagTAGTAATttatatttgttgatgcaatagtgaccTAGAGTTGTTACATGGATAAATCATACCCCTTCCCTAgcattgttcctcttaccttgcaaacccttattttcatccttatttgcctttgcctttatttttataattttgaatataaaaacccaaatcatactttttgtttaattgaatgataatttgaactcgatattgacgtgcagtccttgagatcgacattcggggaatttcccctttattattataattggcaaaatagtacacttgttatttttccgACCACAGAGTCATCAGGTGTAGAGTCTTCAGACATTAAATATGAACTTCAATGTCAGATTTTGTATGTGATTCTTTCAGAAgtgttcttgttcagagtcaaATATGATTTCTTCATTTCTGGATCAACTATTCTGGATTTCGTTAGATGCTAGATATTGTTTTCCTCGGATTCATTTTTCCTTAGTATCCTGCATACTTAGAGACAATTATTAGGGTACCACATTGTTTTattctttgttatcataaaaaacttagagatatattgcagaaccaaaatcttgttctaacaatctcccctttttttatgatgacaaaaacTTTGACTTTTGAAGAAACAATGGTACTTTACAAGGATACATATTTAAATGAATCAGAGTCAGATATAGTATGACTCCCCCTGAGATTTGCAATCTCACCCTTAGTCtgatacttagaatttttttaaatatatttgTATCAGAAAAGGGTTTCTGGGGTAGAGAGTCTCTTACCGGATCTTCTTAGGTTGCTTGACTTGTTTCTCAAATACTTATTTAGTTTTCCTTGTTCAGATGTATCCTGTAAGACACTTAAACTGCGCAAATTTTAATATTAGAATGTAAGCAGTACATTCTGAGAGTTAGATATATTATTTCATCAGAAAGCTATtatttatttctccccctttttgttagactaaaaaaactaaaaaatagGAGTTCAAACCACAGAAAACACCACAAATTCCATTGAATATTCAAAAGTACGGAGAAGAAAAGCATAGAAGAAGAAAAAGtcctcaaaagcaaaaactctTAAAACAAAATTACAAGTAATTAATCCTagagtgcctaagggtttggaggaggaggtATCCTCTGAAGTAGCTGAGCAAGCAGGTTCTGAATACTGGAGTTGACTTGATCTTGCTGGTCGAGTCTAGCTTTCACCAGTTTTTGTTCTTTCTGAAGCTCTTCCAgagtcttgagaaccagaggAGCTAGATCATATGTTGATGACTCTCCTCGAGTCAGAGCAACCTCATATATCTTTGCAGATTCTTCTGCAGCTATGCGAGCAGCTTCTTTAGTGTCAACTTtgctttagcttcagcttctgTAGCACCAGCTTCTTCTACAGCAACATCTTTTTCAGCTTCCTCCTTAGTAGTAGCTTCAACAACAACTCTCTCTCCATCTTCTTTTCTGGCcctttcttcagcttccttcctGGCCCTTTCTTCAACTTCTTGCGCCAGACGCGCCTCCAGTCTCTCTTCAGCACCTCTGATGTAGTCATTTATGACTTGTTCAAAAATTCCCTTCATCTTGAAGACCTTAGATGTCATTCAGTTGAGAAATCTGTTCAAGTGAGTCCTTACTTCAGAAGGATTGTCACTGAGCCtggattcttcagatagttgtCTGAGTCTCACAACCGTGTTCTTTGAGAACTTAGAGAAATCTCATCTATGGTTTGAAAGGTTAGGTCAGGTTTAGAGGTTTGAGAGATAGGTTAAGATGGATTGTGGATGGGTTCAGAGGGTTCAGAGATGGGTTCAGAAGGAGGTGGAAGAGTTTCAGAGGGTTCTAAAGTGGGTGTAGAAGGGGGTGGTATGGTGTCAGAGGCTTTTGGTACAGATTGAGTCTGTGTAGATTCAGCTGTGGCTTGAAGTTGTGCAAGAGTGGGGGAGGTTTAGTCAGGGATGTTTGAATGTTCAAAGTTTGAGGTTAGGTCATAGTATGGAGGGGAACTGGGAGTGGATGAGGGAGGTGATATGTGTTCATATAGAAATATGGCATCAAATACAGGGATTGAGGTGGTTGTTAGGTTAAATTGTGGTAATGGTAGTGAGGATGTGTTTGGTTCAGAAGTGTGGGGTTCTTAAAGAATCGGGATGAAGATGGTTGGTTTAGAGGGAGAGATGATAGGAGTTGGTTGAGGTAGGGATGAGAGAATTTGCCTAGAACCAGAACTTAAGGGAGCTTCTGAGACAGGAGACTTACATGGTGCTGAGGAGCTTAGAGGCACAAGTTGCTTATGAGATGATGAAGATTCTCCCAACTTTTGAgtcttcttcttttcctttttctcAGAGGGCTCTCTCTTCCTCTTCATGAAATTTGGTGGCTGTTCTGGTAGCCAGTCCAATGTCTATTCCTTGGGCCTCTAGATCCTGAAGATAACGGCGATTACCTCTTGGGGATCAATCTTAAAGAAGAGATACATCCTGTTGCATATCTccctctgatccttcagagcttcccaggagATGTCCATAGTGGGTTTGACTTTGTCAATTAAACTCATGCTCTTCAAGTTCCTCCCATTCAGAGGCTTCCCCATGTCCACCGTGACATCTTCCATCATGTGTGAGAGAGATGAGATTGTCCACCAACCCACTCTCTATGAGAACATCAGAAATTAGTCTCCCCCAAGGGATGTAATTTTTGGGCTTCATATTGTTCCCAATATCTCTGATGGAGTCCCTCAGATACTTAAAGAGGAGGGAGGGGACATTCAACTTCATCCCTTTGTGCAGACAGTA includes these proteins:
- the LOC127123528 gene encoding uncharacterized protein LOC127123528, giving the protein MDASGLDYLIRKKLETQYLMNMAQLADRVHQVERLKAEKARTNKYHKKEKFAYIDANDYVSDVGDDCSEEGKVNVAELKLGPPYVCKLLKPSNGKKPVETNKNEKFTTRTYTFDITKCDEIFDLLVKDGQIIVPHGLKSPLLEQRKKRGFCKYHNFLGHKTSQCVIFMDLVQKAQNDGRLQFSEKPKSSMKVDSYPMQMEEAYYANL